Within the Rosa rugosa chromosome 2, drRosRugo1.1, whole genome shotgun sequence genome, the region aaaatttctctttgaaaaaataaaataaaagagatgCATGTTTGTTGACTACTCATTTGTTGTTAAAAGCCTcctattaaaataaataaataaataaaataaaataaaagggacGAATTCTCACTATTCAAGGTGTAGTGTGACGCTTGTATTGTTCTTCTATAACCATGCTTCTACAGTTTAAGCTACTCTCATTTTACTCGCTGTTAAAATGCAAAAACTTATAAATGAAAGAGAATTCAATTCCAACTTCTTcaattcttttctcttctttgttAGTTGATAttcaagaaatttttttattgatgATTCTATTGTTATATTGTTTCGATTATATGGATTAAACCGATTAAAATCTCTTCTGAACTATTATTACAGAGCCTCGATCATGTGGTTTATTAGGGATTTTTTGTTTGTGACTAGAGTCGGATAGAGATTTTGAGAATTAGTAGGTTTCACGATGACCATCACATATCCTCTGCCACAAATAGAAGTCCGCAAGGAATTTGACAGCCTCCACTAGTGGATTATTACAAACTTAATGTGGATGGAGCTACGATAAATGGTAAAACCAAGCAGGGAGTCGGTGGTGGTGTTTGCAATCACGAGGGACTCGTAACGAGAGCGGTTGCTAAGCAATAGGAATGTCATATCTCCATCTTGGAAACTGAGCTCTTTGCTATTAATACATGTCTGAAATTTGCTctagatttttctttcttccctcTGATCATTGAGTCTGATTGTGGAGAAGTTGTGTCTCTAGTAAATAAAGACGAGGGCTATTATGCTGCTGATGGAGTTGATTGTTTTTGAAATTCTCTATCGATTGTGTGAGTGTAACAAGGTGGTTCATTTGATCATTGAGTTCATTTTTGGTTAGAGAGGAAGGATTTTCTTACCTCATAGTTtgcattaataaaaataaatatgtcATTTCTAACTCATGGGGTTTATGTCTTACGTCCTTCTAATATATTCTTCTTCATGACTTCATCTAATAATATAAAAGTGTGAGAGCGAGCCTCCTACCTTGACGGGGTTCCATGTTGTTGGggtagtgtggtgttttgaaaCTTGAAAGGGAGATGCTATAATTATTTTGAAATATATAGGATTAtagcaaaataaataaaataaagggaaaatctcacaaacagtacctgacctatcggccactaataactttcgtacctcaagttcaaaaaatatcatattggtacctgaacttctgaccccgacccaatatcagtacctgggaacagtaaaatcgttaacggggttaatttttgaagggtaaatctgtcatttcactgttcatcatctccaaaactctcccatCTCTCTACaataccagatttcttcttcttcttcttcatacctcatcaccactatcaaccaacctttcacttcttcaatagccagcgtcccatccaccaccaactcctctcacctctcacctctcctttggtcgatttgggtttgtgtgtgtgaggtatgaagaagataatgaaaaatctgggtttgcagagagagaggggagagttttggagatgatgaacagtgaaatgacaaatttactcttcaaaaattaactccgttaacgattttactgttctcagatactgatattgggtcggggtcagaagttcaggtaccaatctgatattttttgaatttgaggtacgaaagttattagtggcttgaagttcaggtactgtttgtgagtttttccctaaaataaaatGGAGGTGGGTATAATATATAGGAAGCCCATCCTTCAAGTTTTGTTCACCAGTATGAAAGATGAAGCTAAGCCTCACTCCAAAACTCTCAACCTTCCTTAAACCCTCCCTTGCTTCTACTCCTCTCCGTCGCTCTATTTGCTCTTCttcaccatcaccaccaccaccaccacccattTCTATAAAACCCCAAACCCCTCTCTTTCTGAGGCCACCCATTCACTCAGCCACCTCCTCAGACCTCCAGCAATGGCAGGACTGGGCCAAAACCCTCGCTTCCTCAGTTGGGTCCACCTTCGCCGACTCAGACAACGGCCCGGACTCGACCCTTTTGCTCAGAGAGCTCAACTGGCTCGTAGACGACGCAGTTCAACAAGGAATCGAAAATGGTCGAAGAAAAATTAGATTGAGAGTGAGTCTGGACGAATTGTACTTGTTGTGGAAGCAGAGGATTGAAGAGAGGAGACCCTTTCAGTACATTGTTGGGTGTGAGCATTGGAGGGAGTTGGTGCTGTGTGTTCAAGAAGGGGTTTTGATTCCGAGGCCGGAGACTGAGCTCATTGTGGATTTGGTGGGTGATGTGGTGAAGGGTGAGGAGGGTTTAAGAGAGGGTTTGTGGGCAGATTTGGGGACTGGGAGTGGGGCTATTGCTATTGGGATTGCGAGGGTTTTGGGGACTGGTGGTGGCAGAGTCATTGCAACTGATTTGAGTCCCACTGCGATTTCGGTTGCGGGGTTTAATGTGGAGAGGTATGGTTTACAGGTTAGTGTTTGGCATTGTGCTTATGGGTTAGAAGAGTTGGGAAATTTGGATTGCAAAATGACATGGTTGTAGTTGAGGTAGATAGAGAATGCTAGAGTTATAGCTTTGTAATGCATTGGATTAGTTTTGGGGAATGAGAATGTTTGCTGATATGAGTTGTTGAATGAAAATGCAAGAAAAAGAGTTGAGCTTTATCACCTTGGTATTCGCTATTAGGTTCAGCTCTAGGCTCGAATAcacacttaaaaaaaaagaCGATAAATTTCTTTATCTGGATCTTTGGGATCTTATGAACCGGCACATGTGGGCTTTTTAAGAAGATAGTGCAATTTCACACTTTATTTGGCTATAGATGTTTGGTAATGTAtgcttctgattttttttttcatgaagaaTGATACAAATATATTGATCGCCAGGTGACTTGGAGATGTAGTTTACAAATATTTGAAGTTTCATATCCATTTTACTACTTTCAAAGTTTCTATGTTGTTCTGTCCTCAAGCTCCTTCTTAATGTGCTAATCAGGATGTAGTGGAGCTAAGGCAAGGATCTTGGTTTGACCCATTAAAGGATGTGGAAGGTAAACTTGCGGGGTTCGTAAGTAATCCACCGTACATACCAAGTGACAATATCCCAGGGCTACAAGCTGAAGTTGGAAGACATGAACCCAGAGTTGCACTGGATGGCAGTGTTGATGGCATGGATGATCTCTTACATCTTTGCAAAGGGGCTGCTTCCATTTTGAAACCTGGTggattttttgcttttgaggtATCTATTCTTTGTTCTCTGAAAGTTTAAATTAGCTGAGTATGATTAGTTAATAACAGTACTTGAATGAAATCAGCTGAAGTTGCACAGCGATATAGTTGGTTAATGACCAAGTATTCTGTAAATGAGATAAGTGTAATAGAACTTTAGAGATAAATACAGGTTCTTGGTGAAGCTGAGACACCTACTGCTCTAACTGGGTGACTATAAGGTGTTTCTTGTGCAAGATCTGGTTAAATGTATTGTTGTTTCCACTAGTTTGTAATTGGTAAATTGACTCATTTTTCTAACCTCTATTCCACTTGCTCTTTGTTGCAGACAAATGGTGAGAAGCAGTGCAAGTATCTTGTGGAGTACATGGAAAATGAGGCTAGAGGCAGCTTTTGTAATTTGAGTATAATTCCTGATTTTGCGGGTATTCATAGATTTGTTACCGGATTCCGTAAATAACTCCAGATTCCTGTATTGGCTTTCAAGAGTATAAAAAGAAGTATTCAGAAGTGTTCTTCTTGTGATGTCTAGCACAGGTAATAACAAGTCTGCTGTCTGCACCAGTTAAAATAGAATGCAATTTGAAAGAAGCTTGCACGATCTCAACAGTTGGAAAATGTTGTGTTTTCTTGAAAATAGCCAATGGCTAATGGATATAAACAACTTTTTGTATCGGATTGAAAGAACAATATTTAGAATGGAATCATCAAAATTGAAATCCCCTCTTATACAAGCAaactacacacacacaccactCTTTCTGGTTTCTACTGTGGAAAgaaattttattaagaaaagaatATGTACAAATAGGCTCAGTTGATGGTGGATTTTGCTGCATCATTTGGGTAGGAAGCATTATATACCCAAATTGATTGAACACAAAGGGTTAAATGCTTGAGAAAAGCAACAAAAACCTGAGCTCTTATGCCTGTCTTTGGGGTAGTGATACAAAGGGTCTATCCATTTTTGATCATAAGATACCAAGCCATTTGCCTCTCTTAATTTGATACCTACCCACCTCTCTCAAAGTCAGCAAGGCTGCCAATCTTTATCTTGACAATCCTCACTATTTGCTTCCAGAATAGTCAGATCCTTTTCTCAATGGGATGTGCAGATGTTTTTCTGGCACAACCTTGGAGAGTTAATTAGCACGAAGTTCTTCGCCATTGCTTCTTCCCCAATTGATGAAACTTGAATGGAGCCCAACTTTTTCGGCGTTTTGAGGACTCACAAAAGAGACCCGAGGCCAGAGCTTGCTGAAGCCACACCtcaaattcttcttcatcttcatccatCATTTCAGCATCCAAATCCCATGGGAATCTACTTGAGTGGGATCTTTGAGTTTTCTCCAAACCAACCATGTTTACATGGAAACTAGGCCGATGGGTGTTGGGCCTACATGCCATTCCCTGTACGGAAGAAGTTGAAGCTGTAAGATGTCAAACCATGATCTTCCTCTTACGAGGTGCTTTCTTATGTACTGAAAAGGATCAGCATGTTCTAAATGGCAAGTTAAGCGTCCATTTACAAAAATCTGACAACTTCAGGATCACTTTTTACAATAAATTAATTGGCCAATCCACTCTGGAAAGTATTTTGTTCAAACTGCACAGAATAATGTAGAACAAGGCCACACTTCCGAACACTGACCTGACAAATTGCCCATTCCGACACATCAAAGATTTTGCTCTCAGCACAAACAAAAGCTCGCGGTATTTCCACCTACCAAATATTCAACATAGATAAGAGGGATTGCTTATATGTACAGTGTTGGCAAGAAGGAAATTCATCATA harbors:
- the LOC133728542 gene encoding uncharacterized protein LOC133728542 isoform X2 translates to MKLSLTPKLSTFLKPSLASTPLRRSICSSSPSPPPPPPISIKPQTPLFLRPPIHSATSSDLQQWQDWAKTLASSVGSTFADSDNGPDSTLLLRELNWLVDDAVQQGIENGRRKIRLRVSLDELYLLWKQRIEERRPFQYIVGCEHWRELVLCVQEGVLIPRPETELIVDLVGDVVKGEEGLREGLWADLGTGSGAIAIGIARVLGTGGGRVIATDLSPTAISVAGFNVERYGLQDVVELRQGSWFDPLKDVEGKLAGFVSNPPYIPSDNIPGLQAEVGRHEPRVALDGSVDGMDDLLHLCKGAASILKPGGFFAFELKLHSDIVG
- the LOC133728542 gene encoding uncharacterized protein LOC133728542 isoform X1, with product MKLSLTPKLSTFLKPSLASTPLRRSICSSSPSPPPPPPISIKPQTPLFLRPPIHSATSSDLQQWQDWAKTLASSVGSTFADSDNGPDSTLLLRELNWLVDDAVQQGIENGRRKIRLRVSLDELYLLWKQRIEERRPFQYIVGCEHWRELVLCVQEGVLIPRPETELIVDLVGDVVKGEEGLREGLWADLGTGSGAIAIGIARVLGTGGGRVIATDLSPTAISVAGFNVERYGLQDVVELRQGSWFDPLKDVEGKLAGFVSNPPYIPSDNIPGLQAEVGRHEPRVALDGSVDGMDDLLHLCKGAASILKPGGFFAFETNGEKQCKYLVEYMENEARGSFCNLSIIPDFAGIHRFVTGFRK